The region GAGCTACGACGGCAAGACGCTTTTCGTCGCCAACGAAGACAACGCGGCGGCGACCGCGGTGGACCTCGTCGCGGGCAAGGTCGCCTGGCAGGTCGCGGTCGGCGAGGAGCCGGAGGGCATTGCACAAAGCCCTGACGGAAAGTGGCTGCTGGTCACCAGCGAGGAGGACAACACCGTCGCCTGGGTCGATACCGCGAGCCATGCGGTCATCGAGGAAATGGAGACCGACGCGCGCCCGCGCCACGTCGAGTTCACGCCCGACGGCAGGCAGGTCTGGGTTGCCGCGGAGATGGCCGGCACGGTGCACATGGTCGACGTCGCCAGTCGCAAGGTGGCGCGCACGCTGCACTTCGCACCGCCGGGCGTGCCGGCCTACAAGGTCATGCCTTGCGGGATCCGCTTCACCCCCGACGGTCGCACCGCGGTGGTCGCGCTGGGGCGTGCGAACAGCCTCGCCGTGGTCGACGTCGCCAGCGCTACGGTGCGCGGCTATGTCGCGGTGGGCGAGCGGCCCTGGCACCTCGCGATCCTGCCCGAGGGCGAGCGTGCGCTCGTCGCCAACG is a window of Novosphingobium aureum DNA encoding:
- a CDS encoding PQQ-dependent catabolism-associated beta-propeller protein; the encoded protein is MDNCPRRMLAGLLVATALSFHAAPLAAQQSEPQQDLSRLAGPLAYVSNERASSVTVLDLATLQVVAEWPVGQRPRGIVLTRDGKYLLVCASLDNTVEVRDPKTGALVRRLPSGADPEQFFTSYDGKTLFVANEDNAAATAVDLVAGKVAWQVAVGEEPEGIAQSPDGKWLLVTSEEDNTVAWVDTASHAVIEEMETDARPRHVEFTPDGRQVWVAAEMAGTVHMVDVASRKVARTLHFAPPGVPAYKVMPCGIRFTPDGRTAVVALGRANSLAVVDVASATVRGYVAVGERPWHLAILPEGERALVANGASDTLSLVDIAKLEVVATIPAGKGPWGVALAP